Genomic DNA from Streptomyces sp. NBC_01571:
CTGGCCGGCGCCTACGCCGCCTCGTACGCCATCGGCCTGCTCATCACCGCGCTGCTGCTGCGACGACGCCTCGAAGGCCGGCTGGACGGCAAAAGGCTGTGCCGCACCTACGGCAGGCTGACGGGCGCTGCCCTCGCGGCAGGAGCGCTGGGCTGGGTCGTGGCGCGCTCGTCCTCCGCCACCGTCACGTCGGCCACCTGGTCGCCCGTCCTGGGCCTCGCCGCAGGAGGCCTCACGATGCTCGTGGCGTTCGTGCTGCTCGCACGATTTCTGAAGGTCAGCGAGGTGCGGAGCCTGCCGGGGCTGGGGTGAACGCCCGGTCCCGACCGCGTCGCAGCGGCCGGTCACCGGCGGCCGCGACCGGGCGCGAGCGGACCTCTGACCTTGGCGGCGGTCTTGGGCGACGGCGCGAGGTCGCGACGGAGGCTCTCCGGCTTCCCGCACCTCGCCCGCCGGGACGCCGCCGACGACCCCTTTGCCTCTGAGGCAAGTAATTTGCCCGAGAGGCAAGATTGCGGCTCAATGGAGTGCATGAGCCCCATCGAGCCGGGGGCGGCCGGTACGCCGCCCGAGCCCGGGACAGCCGACGCCCTGCCCGTCGTCGCGCCGCAGTTGCGTGAACTGCGCCGGCGCGCCGCACTGACCCTGGAGGCCGCGGCCCACGCCGCGGGGCTCTCGGCCGCCCACCTCTCCCGGCTGGAGACGGGGCAGCGCCAGCCCTCGCTGCCGATGCTGCTCGCCCTCGCCCGCATCTACGGTACGACGGTCTCGGAGCTGCTGGGCGAAAGGGTCGCCGAACGTGACGCCATCGTCCGGGCCGCCGACATGGAGCCGACCGCGGCGGGCGGCTGGACCTACTGGCAGGCCGGTTCCCCGGGCCGCGGGATGCAGGCGCTGCGGGTGCACGTCCCCTACGGCTCCCAGGGCGACATCGTGCGCGTCCATCCCGGCGAGGAGTGGCTCCACGTCCTCCAGGGGCGGCTGCGGCTGCGCCTCGGGGACACCACGCAGGTGCTCGCGCCCGGGGACAGCGCGCACTTCGACTCGCTGACCCCGCACCGCATTGCCGCCGCCGATCAGGCGGGGGCCGATCTCCTCTTCGTACACACCCTGTTGCAGAGCCCCGCCGCCGCGCTGTGCCTCGGCCCGGCGGCGGCGCACCCGACCCTGGGAGAGATGTCATGACCGAACCCACGGAACCCACGGAACCCGGCCCCCGGCGGTCCATGGAGGACAAGTTCCCCCGTGCGCTGTGGGTACGGCTGATCATCTACGTCGCCGTCGGCCACCTCTTCGCGGCCTTCATCTACCTGCTGTTCACGCTGGGAGCGCAGAACCAGTAGACCGGGGGCCGGCGGACACCCGTACAGCCGAACAGCCGTACAGCCCGTGGACGTCAGTCGAGGAGCCGGTCGCGCAGCCGGTCGCGCAGGTCGGGAGTGAGACGCAGGGCCTGCTCCAGGTAGGTGTCGACGCCGCCCCAGGTCTCCTCGATCGTCTCGAAGGCCGCCGTCAGATACTCGGCCCGCGCGTCGAACAGCGGGCTGAGCAGCTCCATGACCTCGGGGGAGCGGGCCGTGTCCGAGGTGCCGTTGCGGTGCACCTTGTAGCGACGGTGCCGCGCGTTCGACTCCAGGTAGTCGGCGACGA
This window encodes:
- a CDS encoding helix-turn-helix domain-containing protein, which encodes MSPIEPGAAGTPPEPGTADALPVVAPQLRELRRRAALTLEAAAHAAGLSAAHLSRLETGQRQPSLPMLLALARIYGTTVSELLGERVAERDAIVRAADMEPTAAGGWTYWQAGSPGRGMQALRVHVPYGSQGDIVRVHPGEEWLHVLQGRLRLRLGDTTQVLAPGDSAHFDSLTPHRIAAADQAGADLLFVHTLLQSPAAALCLGPAAAHPTLGEMS
- a CDS encoding DUF6126 family protein, encoding MEDKFPRALWVRLIIYVAVGHLFAAFIYLLFTLGAQNQ